The nucleotide sequence ATTGGTGAAATGGTGAGGAGCAAGTTTTCCGGGGTGGGTCATGGACCAAAACCAGGAACGCTGCGTGAGTTCATGCGCACCGACCATCAGGTCCCAATCACATACTGGAAAGCATGGAAATCCAGAGAAATCGCCATCGAGAGCGGGTTAGGCAACACAACCGATGCGTACAAGGAGTTACCTTCTTACTTGGAGCAGTTGTGTTACACAAAACCTGGGACTGTGGTTGCAGTAGAGACAGTCAATGATGGCACAGGGGTTGAGCGTTTCAAATACATGTTCCTCGCTTTCGCAGCCTCCGTGAAGGGTTATGGTTATATGAGGAAAGTTGTGGTCATCGATGGAACCCACCTAAAAGGGAAGTACGTCGGTTGCTTGCTAACTGCCAGTGCTCAAAACGCCAATTACCAAATCTTCCCCCTCGCATTTGCAGTCGTTGATGGAGAGAATGATCAAGCTTGGACCTGGTTCTTCAGTAAACTATTAGATGTGGTTGAGGATGGAGACGAACACCGACATACATCGATCAGTCCATCTATGCAGGATTGCGTAAGGTTAGGTCGATAACATTATGTTTTGAAAAATGTAATTTCTTAGCATATAACAAGTTTCATTAACTGCTATGTCAAGTGTTACTTGCTAATGATAAAATATTGTTGTTACTTGTAGATGTATCCGAAGTCAAAACACTGTGCTTGTCTGCTGCATCTCTAGAGAAACATCGTGACCATGTTTAAGAAGAAACACTTAGCCTACCTAGTGTCTAAAGCGGCAAGGGTTTTTCGTGTTTGTGACTTTTACACCTACTTCCACAAAATCAAGATGGTTGATCTTGGTTGTGCTGATTATCTAACAAGGGTGGGCTTCGAGCACTGGACCAGGTCGCACTCACACGGAATGCGCTATAATGTCATGACTAGCAATGTTGCCGAGTCGCTCAATCCAGCTCTTTCTGAAGCACGCGAGTATCCAATTGTCGCACATACAGTCAATGCTTATGGGTTGGTTCTCTGGCAGACGTGAGGCTGCGGCCAGTTGTGGTGGTCTTGTTACTCCAAAGGTTGAGGAGCTTATCTTCAAAAATTTTGATGTTTCGACTGGTTTTGTGGTCCGTCACATTAACAAAGCTGAGTACGAGGTGAAGGGGATGGACTGCGTAACCTTTATAGTTAACTTGGAGCAAAAGAATTGCAGCTGTCTGGAGTTCGATATGCTCCTAATTCCTTGTGTCCATGCTAGTGCTGCTGCAATACATTCGAATAGAAGGGTGGATTCTCTTGTTGGTGAGAAGTACACGAGAAACATTTGCGCAGCGAGGTACTCAATGAGCATCAACCCAAAAGGCAGCTACAAGGCTCATGCACCCGAGCCAGATACACTTGGTTCACTGCAGTTAGCACCTCCAAAGACCAGGCATCCCCCCAGAAGGCCCAAGAAATCAAGGATCCTGTCAAAGGGTGAATTCAAGGTACGTTGTTGTTACTACTTACAACGTATCTGTTAATATATCTAGTTACCTGCTAATTGATCTGTTATTGGTAAGTAGTTAACTTTGTATTGGTTTTGATCAGTTCACAAGGGGTGGTGGCTTGGGTCGCAAAGTCAGAACTTGTCGCAGATGTGGTGGAACGGATCACAACCGAGCCACTTGCAAGATGCCTATATAAGATGGTGGCGGTTAGTAAGGGGTCAGTGTAGTGAAGTGTTTCGCTATAGGTCAGATGTGGAGGGGCCAAAAATATCTATGTATAATATAAGTTGTTCCCCATGAGATTCTCAAATGTTTTTTGTGTAAAATATGTAGTTTGGGATCTCGAATAATGGATGTATGACCCCTTCATGAATGAAAAACTATGTTATATAATATCTTGTTGTTTGTGTAACTGCTTCTTCGTAAGTAAAAGAAGTAATCCAGATAAGATAACTCCATTGCACCGCACCCGTAAATAAAGCGTTACATAAACAGACAAGTGAATAGCCTTAGCAGCGACTATATTAGTGTAACTTTTAAGGGTAAAGATTCTTCGTTATGCAATGTTGGTTAAGAAACTTTTAACTTTAATGtgtaaactataattaatttgCATCTCGTTTGTACTTTTGATGGTGATCTGTGCAAACTATACAAACATCAAAGAATGTACACGAGTATGATATAATCCCTTAGCTTTCTGCTTACACTtcatcaaatacaaaactagaATATTATCCACTTCGGAAGAGTATAAAACTTCTTTTTCGAAGAATAAGACTCCAACCCAAAGTGTGTTTAAGATGTGGTGGATTTAATTGTTAAGGAAACAAATCTGTATTACAACAAGAACTTGGAAAATGGGTAGGGTTAACTGTTAAGGAAGCAGTTAacttataatcttttataaaccATCCACTGAGTTTAGGTAGAATTGCATAATAAACTTGGAAAGCATCCATAGACACAAGTAAGACATGAAACCGAGCATGAAACCGAACATGACGTCTTCTAGGACTTCTATGTAGACACAGCTAAGACTTGAAACCGATCATGACGACTTTTAACACTACTATGTAACGGTTAATAAATATTGTACCGCTTACGTTATTGTGTAGTAAGCAGTTGATATAAGTAATGGAAAAGTATAAACCTTCCTATTCGAAGAATAAGACTCCAACCGAAAGTGTGTTTAAGAGCTTCTTTTTCGCCTATTTAGTTCTGTTACATGTGGTGGAGTTAACTGTTAAGGAAACAAATCTGTATTACAACAAGAACTTGGAAAATTGGTAATGTTAACTGTTAAGGAAGCAGTTACCTTATAATCTTGTATAAACCATCAACTGAGTTTAGGTAGAATTGCATAATAAGCTTCGAAAGGCATAGACATAAGTAAGACTTGAAACCGAGCATGAAACCGAACATGACGTCTTCTAGCACTTATAGTAGACACAACTAAGACTTGAAACCGAACATGACGTCTTCTAACACTACTATGTGACcgttaataaaaattataaccatTTACGTTATTGTGTAGTAAGCATTTGATATAAGTAGTGGATAATGATAAAAAGTGCAAGTACCTAATATTATTACATGCCAAATTGTTTGGTTAAAGATAAGCAACGTGCATAACGAGAAGAGTTTGTGAAGATAGTAGATGTTTTGGAAGACCAATTAAGACCATACAGACGATAGTGAAACAACATTAAGCTGGGTTGATGTCACGGTAGATAAGTACAGCCAAATGCTTTGCAGCCGCAGCCAGATGAGCTTCTTTGACCTCTTGGGAACCATCAATACCATTCAACGCGTGGGCCTGTATGAGTAGAACTGTCATGATTGCAGACTCAGTGAGGTTATTGTTCTGTGGGATCTCTTTAGGCCTAGTTATAACAAAGGGTTTCCTTCCGTTGTTGGATTGCTGGCCCATGGTATAGTTGAGGATGTGGGGAACAACgatggtgattgggttgatgtcttttttaaatctggctCTCAGATCGAAAACCACAGTTGCAGTTGAGGACGTGGATTGAGTTTCCAATTAATGCAATGTAGAATGGGAAGTAGATCATGTCGTATGTGTCTTCTCCCTTATGATCAACTCTGAAGAGTTGGAGAACAGAGTTATCATATTTGATTATGCACCTGTCCTTCACAGCGGTTTTAGTAAGCTTGCCATAATGATGCATGAGGGATCTTGGGAAGTTGGTGTCATAGAATGCGATCTTTGGGGTGGATGTTAGTGTCATCTTTCGTGAACGATCAAGTGATATGTACTGTATAAGGACATCCATTACCTGCGGTTTACAAAAAGCAGCAAGCCACATATTTTGTTAGGCGTTATCTAATTAGTTAGCTTTTACATTAGGGAGATGGTCACAATACAGTACCTTCGGGGGCATCTGCTGTGAAAGGTCCACGATGCAGTCAAGTTCTTCTGTGCTCAAGGA is from Brassica napus cultivar Da-Ae chromosome A4, Da-Ae, whole genome shotgun sequence and encodes:
- the LOC125608139 gene encoding uncharacterized protein LOC125608139, whose amino-acid sequence is MFKKKHLAYLVSKAARVFRVCDFYTYFHKIKMVDLGCADYLTRVGFEHWTRSHSHGMRYNVMTSNVAESLNPALSEAREREAAASCGGLVTPKVEELIFKNFDVSTGFVVRHINKAEYEVKGMDCVTFIVNLEQKNCSCLEFDMLLIPCVHASAAAIHSNRRVDSLVGEKYTRNICAARYSMSINPKGSYKAHAPEPDTLGSLQLAPPKTRHPPRRPKKSRILSKGEFKFTRGGGLGRKVRTCRRCGGTDHNRATCKMPI